A region of the Muricauda sp. MAR_2010_75 genome:
TGTCCGTTATTCTTGGGGTTTTGAGTCACATTTCAAGGGCCATCCGTTGGAACTACCTTTTGGAACCCATGGGATATCGACCCAAGGTCATCAACAATATCTTCATTGTACTCATTTCCTACTTTGCCAATCTGGGGATTCCTAGATCAGGTGAAATTTTAAGGGCTACGGCATTGACCACCTACGAAAAAGTTCCCTTTGAAAAAGGATTTGGAACCATCGTCACCGAAAGGGTCATCGACCTCTTGATGCTTTTATTGGTCATCATCATCACCCTTTTGCTTCAAACTGATATCATTTTAACTTTCCTGGAAGAAAAAGGGGTCAATCTTATTGGTGCTTTTGGAATTCTGCTCGTTGGGATTGCCGGACTATTTATTTCCACAGCGATTATCCGAAAATCAAAATCGGCTTTGGCCCAAAAGCTCAAATCCTTTTTAAATGGATTATTGGATGGGGTATTGAGTGTCTTCAAAATGAAGAAAAAATGGCCTTTTATTTTTCATACCTTCTTTATTTGGGCCGCCTATATTGGCATGTTTTGGGTCATAAAGCACACCGTGGCCGAAACCATGTCGCTCTCCCTAAGTGAATTGTTGGTTGCCTTTGTGGGAGGTGCCTTTGCCATGTCCACCACAAACGGCGGCATAGGGCTGTATCCCATAGCCGTTAGTGCTGCTTTGGGCATTTATGGCATTAGCTCCGTTTCTGGAGATGCTTTTGGCTGGATCATGTGGATCGCACAGACCCTAATGGTTGTGGTTTTCGGTACAATATCCTTCATTGTCCTACCGTTATTGAATAGAAATCGGTAAACCCCAGCCATCAAAATCTTGACCTATGAAAAACTGCCTATTGTTTTTTTTGATGGGCCTTGTGTGCCTTAATCTTGGCGCACAGGTAAAAAAGGAAATCTTTGAATCCTTTAAGCTCCAAGAGCGAAGGGATGTTTCCTATTATTTCCCAGAAGACTTGACCGAAGAAAAAAAATATCCCTTGATCGTTGTTATGGATGCGGAATATCTATTTGACCTTGTAGTGGCCAATGTGAAATTTCAAAGCAGATTGGGTCGCATGCCTCAAGCTATTGTAGTGGGTGTTGATCAAGGCAAAAATGATATCCGTTGGGAAGATTGCGCTTATGAGGAAGATTCGGGGCTCCCATCCGATAAAGGAAAAATGTTCTACGAGTTTTTGGGAACAGAAATCATTCCTTATCTCGAAACAAGCTACAACATTGCCCCTTTTAAAATGTTCATCGGTTATGATATTACCGCCAATTTTGGCAATTACTATTTGTTCAAGGACCGGTCTTTGTTCAATTCGTATGTGAGTATTTCCCCTATTTTGGCTCCCGAAATGGAAAATAGAGTGCCTGCACGCCTATCCGCTTTGGACCAAGAGATTTTTTACAATGTTATTGTTGAAAAAGAGGCCTCGGACGATAGGCAGCTTATCCTTCAGATGAACCACAACATCAATTCCATTACCAAGGAATCCCTTCATTATTTCTTTGATGAATACGAAAACGCCGACCACGTTTCCATTGTGGCCTATGGTATTGGCAAGGCGTTTGACAACGTCTTTAAAATGTTCAGGCCTATTACCCCAAAAGAGTATAAAACAGAAATTATCACTTCAGACGAACCAGCTTTTAAATATTTGGAGGATCGATATGCACTGATTGAAAAACTTTTTGGTTTTGAAAAGCCCGTGGAACTCAATGACATTATGGCCATTTACGCGGCCTGTAGAAAAAAGGACGATTTTGAATCCCTAAAACCCTTAGCGGACCTCTGCAAAGAACAATATCCCGAGACCATGATGGGCTTTTATTTTGAAGGCGAATACTATGAAGAACTGGGTGAGCCCAAAAAAGCGTTCAAAACCTTTGAAAAAGCATTCCAAATGGAAGAAATCGACTTTTTGACCAAGGATATGGCCCTGGAAAAAATTGATGCACTCAAAGCAGATTTTGGATATTAGATTGTTGGAAGGTTGGCCTTTTAGATGATTGGATGGCTCAATCCAATAATCGAAATATCTAGGAATCCATCCATCTAAATCCATATCTTTAGGGCCCTCATTAATTTAGAATGGCCAAGACCAAAACCGCTTTTTTTTGCCAAAACTGTGGCACCCAATATGCCAAATGGGTCGGACAATGTTCCGCCTGTAAGGAATGGAACACCGTTGTGGAGGAGGTGGTCCAAAAAGAGGACAAAAGAAGCTGGAAGACCAGTAGTGTATCGGACAAAAAGGCGAACAAACCACTCCGTGTTTCAGAGATTACCCATGAAAGTGAACTTCGTCTGGACACGAAAGACCAAGAATTCAACCGGGTGCTGGGCGGTGGACTTGTCCCTGGTTCCTTAACCTTGTTGGGTGGTGAACCAGGCATCGGAAAAAGTACCCTTTTGCTTCAGATTGCCTTAAAATTGCCTTTTAAAACCCTATATGTTTCGGGAGAGGAAAGCCAACGACAGATTAAAATGCGGGCGGACCGCATTCAACCCAATAGTGAGAACTGTTTCATCCTAACCGAAACCAAGACCCAGAATATTTTTCAGCAAATTGCTTCACTGGAACCCGATTTAGTGGTCATCGATTCCATCCAAACCCTGCACACGGATTATATTGAATCTGCAGCAGGGAGTATTTCGCAGATCAGGGAATGTGCTGCGGAACTCATCAAATTTGCCAAGGAAAGTCATACACCGGTTATTTTGGTCGGACACATCACCAAAGACGGTACCATTGCTGGACCTAAAATCTTAGAGCACATGGTGGATACCGTGCTTCAATTTGAAGGTGACCGAAACTATGTCTACCGCATCCTTCGTTCGCTTAAAAACCGTTTTGGTTCCACCGCAGAATTGGGCATTTACGAAATGCAGGGCAGTGGATTGCGGGAAGTGAACAACCCTTCGGAAGTGCTCATTTCCAAAAACGAGGAAGACCTCAGCGGAACCGCGATTGCCGCCACTGTGGAAGGTATGCGTCCCTTACTGATTGAAATACAAGCCTTGGTCAGCACTGCCGTTTATGGAACACCGCAACGTTCCGCTACGGGATTCAACGCCAAGCGTTTAAATATGCTCTTGGCTGTACTGGAAAAACGGGCCGGTTTTAAATTGGCCGCCAAAGATGTCTTTTTGAACATCACCGGAGGTATTTCCGTGGATGACCCCGCCATAGATTTGGCCGTAATGGCCGCCATTCTCTCCAGCAATGCGGATATTCCCATTGAAAAAGGAGTCTGTTTTGCCGCCGAAGTAGGTCTCGCGGGAGAAATTCGTCCCGTACAGCGGGTGGACCAACGGATTTTGGAAGCTGAAAAATTGGGCTTCACCACCATTTATGTTTCCAAGAGCAACAAAATTGGGCTGAAAAATACCGCAATCCAGATTCAGAAAGTCTCCAAGATTGAAGATGTGGTCAGCCTACTCTTCGGTTAAATTACGGCGCAGGATTAGGGATAGCATTGTGGATTTCCTCAATACCCTTCAACACTTCATCCGAAAGATTCACCTCAATACTACCAATATTTTCTTTGAGCTGTTCCATGGTGGTGGCCCCAATGATGTTGCTCGTCACAAACGGACGGGTATTCACAAAGGCCAAAGCCATTTGGGCCACGCTCAACCCATGCTTTTGGGCCAATTCCACATATTTTTTGGTGGCTTCCACCGCAGTATCACTGCTATATCGGTTATAATTGGGGAAAAGGGTGATCCTTCCTTTTCGGGGTGGTATTTCATCCAAATATTTTCCGCTCAAGACCCCAAATCCCAGTGGTGAATACGCCAAAAGACCGATTTGCTCCCGCATCGAAATTTCAGAAAGCCCAACCTCATATAAACGGTTCAATAAGCTATAGGGGTTTTGAATGGTCTTAACTCTTGGAAGCGTCTGGTGCACCTTGCTCTCCTCCAAAAAGCGCATGGTGCCCCAAGGTGTTTCGTTGGAAAGCCCCAAATGACGAATCTTTCCTGAAGCAATCAAATCACGAAAAGTTTCCAATACTTGATGAATATTGTCGTCCCACGAATCCACGGCATGGGCATTGTACCCACGTTGACCAAAATAGTTGGTGTTCCGCTCCGGCCAGTGCAGTTGGTACAAATCAAGATAATCGGTTTGGAGTCGTTTTAAACTCTTTTCCACAGATTCAACAATTTCTTTTTTGTTAAATCCCTCATCCCTGATGAATGAGGCTGGTCCGCCCGGACCAGCCATTTTTGTGGCCAAAACAACCTTATCTCGATTCCCTGTCTTTTTGAACCAATTTCCAATGATTTCTTCAGTAACTGCATAAAGTTCCTTTTTGGCTGGAATAGGATACAGTTCTGCCGTATCAAAAAAGTTGATGCCTTGATCCAAAGCATAATCCATCTGCTCAAAACCTTCATCTTGGGTATTTTGGCGACCCCAGGTCATGGTTCCCAAACAGATTTTACTTATTCTGATATCGGTATGTGGAATTCGAGTGTATTTCATCAAACTAAATTTTTTAAAGCGACTAAGGTAGTCAATCCTATTTTTTGGGTTTTAAAGCAATTGTTATTTTTCCAACTCCAACAAAATGGGGCAATGATCACTGTGTTTGGCTTCCGAAAGAATCACGGAACGTTTTAAACGGTCTGCCAAAGATTCATTCACCATCCCGTAATCCAAACGCCAGCCCTTATTATTGTTTCTGGCATTGGCCCGATAACTCCACCATGTATAATTGTGAGGTTCTTTGTTGAAATGTCTGAAACTGTCAATAAAGCCGCTTTTTATAAAATTGCCTATCCATTCGCGTTCCACCGGCAAAAATCCAGATACATTTTTATTCCGCACCGGGTCATGAATGTCAATAGCTTCATGGCATATATTATAATCTCCACAAACCACAAGGTTGGGGCGTTCTTTCCGAAGTTCATCCGCATAGTTTTGAAAATCGGCCATATACGTCAGTTTTAGGTCCAAACGATCCAGATTGGTGCCAGAGGGCAAATACATGCTCATAATGGACAGGTCGCCATAATCTGCACGAAGGTTACGACCCTCAAAATCCATATAATCGATGCCTGTGCCATATTCCACATGATCTGGTTGCTCCTTGCAGAGCAATGCCACCCCACTGTATCCTTTTTTCTGGGCGCTGAACCAATAATGGTATGGGTATCCGGCTTCCTCCAAAACCGAAGTATCCACCTGTTCTTTCATGGCCTTGGTTTCCTGCAGACATACCACATCGGGATTTACGGCCTGCAACCATTCCACTAAGCCTTTGTTCATGGCGGCCCGAATTCCATTTACATTATAGGAGACGATCTTCATGCTAAAATTTTGCCTAAAAATAGCCATTGCTGCCCTTCTGTTAAAATTAATATGGTTCCCAATCATGCTGTACCTTTGTTTTTGGAACGCTAATTGATTATTCTACTTGGAATTAAAATATGCATCATGAAAAAACTTTTTCTTCTTGGGTTCCTGTTTTCCGGCTTCTTACTATCCGCCCAAGCCTATCCCCCTCTTTATAATAACAATGAGATAAAGCTTAACATTGGATTGTTCTTGGTCACCTCCTCGGTTGAAGGATCTTATGAATACTACTTTAGTGAAGACGCCAGTATTGGTGCAACGGTTTATTTTGATAATGATGCCACCGATTACAATGGGAATTTTGGCATCGGGCCCAATTTTAGGGCTTATTTTGGGTATCAACCCAGAAGCGGATTTTTTGCTGAAGCTTTTGGACTCTACTACACCGGTGAGGATGAAATTGAAAATGACCTGCAGCGAAATAGGGATTACAGTACTACGGCTTTGGGGTTGGGATTGGGCAATAAATGGTCGACCCGAGATCAACGGTTCACGGTGGAGATTTTTGGGGGTCTGGGCCGAAATATCAATCCAGAGGATTTTCAAGATGACTTTATGTACCGCGGCGGATTATCGATTGGTTTCAGGTTTTAATCCCTACTTTTAGGTACAAATTGTAATCGAATGACCGCTTTACTCCTTAT
Encoded here:
- a CDS encoding lysylphosphatidylglycerol synthase transmembrane domain-containing protein, which produces MGKSLKKFLKIFVPIAVGLFLVWYSYNSTTPEERKQIIHYISNASPFWVTMSVILGVLSHISRAIRWNYLLEPMGYRPKVINNIFIVLISYFANLGIPRSGEILRATALTTYEKVPFEKGFGTIVTERVIDLLMLLLVIIITLLLQTDIILTFLEEKGVNLIGAFGILLVGIAGLFISTAIIRKSKSALAQKLKSFLNGLLDGVLSVFKMKKKWPFIFHTFFIWAAYIGMFWVIKHTVAETMSLSLSELLVAFVGGAFAMSTTNGGIGLYPIAVSAALGIYGISSVSGDAFGWIMWIAQTLMVVVFGTISFIVLPLLNRNR
- a CDS encoding alpha/beta hydrolase; translated protein: MKNCLLFFLMGLVCLNLGAQVKKEIFESFKLQERRDVSYYFPEDLTEEKKYPLIVVMDAEYLFDLVVANVKFQSRLGRMPQAIVVGVDQGKNDIRWEDCAYEEDSGLPSDKGKMFYEFLGTEIIPYLETSYNIAPFKMFIGYDITANFGNYYLFKDRSLFNSYVSISPILAPEMENRVPARLSALDQEIFYNVIVEKEASDDRQLILQMNHNINSITKESLHYFFDEYENADHVSIVAYGIGKAFDNVFKMFRPITPKEYKTEIITSDEPAFKYLEDRYALIEKLFGFEKPVELNDIMAIYAACRKKDDFESLKPLADLCKEQYPETMMGFYFEGEYYEELGEPKKAFKTFEKAFQMEEIDFLTKDMALEKIDALKADFGY
- the radA gene encoding DNA repair protein RadA, yielding MAKTKTAFFCQNCGTQYAKWVGQCSACKEWNTVVEEVVQKEDKRSWKTSSVSDKKANKPLRVSEITHESELRLDTKDQEFNRVLGGGLVPGSLTLLGGEPGIGKSTLLLQIALKLPFKTLYVSGEESQRQIKMRADRIQPNSENCFILTETKTQNIFQQIASLEPDLVVIDSIQTLHTDYIESAAGSISQIRECAAELIKFAKESHTPVILVGHITKDGTIAGPKILEHMVDTVLQFEGDRNYVYRILRSLKNRFGSTAELGIYEMQGSGLREVNNPSEVLISKNEEDLSGTAIAATVEGMRPLLIEIQALVSTAVYGTPQRSATGFNAKRLNMLLAVLEKRAGFKLAAKDVFLNITGGISVDDPAIDLAVMAAILSSNADIPIEKGVCFAAEVGLAGEIRPVQRVDQRILEAEKLGFTTIYVSKSNKIGLKNTAIQIQKVSKIEDVVSLLFG
- a CDS encoding aldo/keto reductase: MKYTRIPHTDIRISKICLGTMTWGRQNTQDEGFEQMDYALDQGINFFDTAELYPIPAKKELYAVTEEIIGNWFKKTGNRDKVVLATKMAGPGGPASFIRDEGFNKKEIVESVEKSLKRLQTDYLDLYQLHWPERNTNYFGQRGYNAHAVDSWDDNIHQVLETFRDLIASGKIRHLGLSNETPWGTMRFLEESKVHQTLPRVKTIQNPYSLLNRLYEVGLSEISMREQIGLLAYSPLGFGVLSGKYLDEIPPRKGRITLFPNYNRYSSDTAVEATKKYVELAQKHGLSVAQMALAFVNTRPFVTSNIIGATTMEQLKENIGSIEVNLSDEVLKGIEEIHNAIPNPAP
- a CDS encoding exodeoxyribonuclease III, encoding MKIVSYNVNGIRAAMNKGLVEWLQAVNPDVVCLQETKAMKEQVDTSVLEEAGYPYHYWFSAQKKGYSGVALLCKEQPDHVEYGTGIDYMDFEGRNLRADYGDLSIMSMYLPSGTNLDRLDLKLTYMADFQNYADELRKERPNLVVCGDYNICHEAIDIHDPVRNKNVSGFLPVEREWIGNFIKSGFIDSFRHFNKEPHNYTWWSYRANARNNNKGWRLDYGMVNESLADRLKRSVILSEAKHSDHCPILLELEK